The proteins below come from a single Parus major isolate Abel unplaced genomic scaffold, Parus_major1.1 Scaffold433, whole genome shotgun sequence genomic window:
- the LOC107199099 gene encoding RNA-binding protein 14-like, which yields MRPGIKLFVGNVPEEATAEELSELFAGAAGPVLGVALMKQFAFVHLRDEAAAARAISQLNGHQLHGRRIVVEPSRPRPTNTCKIFVGNVSAACTSGELRSLFQQYGPVVECDVVKDYAFVHMENEADAKVAIENLNGKEVKGRRVNVELSTNVQKKGTGQAPPPALGVDKTKRIGLEYREKFQPKIEGFDQQRRVADAAFPSAAGTGYATTPSLYDYQQRFGAKFDAFDAQPRPASPSYFGRDRSPLRRSPTRPGYAAVTLPMTAQPAAYRAQPSASLGATYRAQPSASLGVAYRPQPTTGQAAAYRVQPSASLGSAYRSQPSVGSLGAAGAQPAAANSLGSYGAQPAAAASYGAQPAAANSLSSYSIQSAALASSYSAQPASGYSAGYSAQPAIAAYGAQPAAGSASSYSTQAVAVHVASYGAQLATGSYGTQPMDSHAGSYGAQPGATLSAGYGAQAVAVHASSYSAQAVAGHAAAAYQPVAGHSASYGAQPALSSSYGAQPTVGHSASYGAQPAAGLYGSERRMSELADYRRLADSPLVYRRSPAKSPLDYRRMPDAHSEYARYSGGYSDYLPAARVHSGYQRRL from the exons ATGCGTCCCGGCATCAAACTCTTCGTGGGGAACGTCCCCGAGGAGGCGACGGCGGAGGAGTTGAGCGAGCTGTTCGCCGGCGCCGCGGGGCCGGTGCTGGGCGTTGCCCTCATGAAACAGTTCGCGTTCGTGCACCTGCGGGacgaggcggcggcggcgcgcgcCATCTCGCAGCTCAACGGGCACCAGCTGCACGGCCGCCGCATCGTGGTGGAGCCATCCCGGCCGCGCCCCACCAACACCTGCAAGATCTTCGTGGGGAATGTCTCGGCCGCGTGCACGAGCGGGGAGCTGCGCTCGCTCTTCCAACAGTATGGCCCCGTGGTGGAATGCGACGTGGTGAAAG ACTATGCCTTTGTGCACATGGAGAACGAAGCCGATGCTAAAGTTGCCATCGAAAACCTAAATGGGAAGGAGGTGAAGGGGCGCCGGGTGAACGTGGAGCTCTCCACCAACGTGCAGAAGAAGGGCACGGGCCAggcgccgccgcccgccctCGGCGTCGACAAGACCAAGCGCATCGGCCTCGAGTACCGCGAGAAGTTCCAGCCCAAGATCGAGGGCTTCGACCAGCAGCGGCGGGTGGCCGACGCCGCCTTCCCCTCGGCCGCGGGCACCGGCTACGCCACCACCCCCTCCCTGTACGATTACCAGCAGCGCTTCGGCGCCAAGTTCGACGCCTTCGATGCGCAGCCCCGGCCTGCCTCCCCCTCCTACTTTGGCAGGGACCGCAGCCCGCTGCGGCGGTCGCCTACCCGTCCTGGCTACGCCGCGGTGACACTCCCCATGACGGCACAGCCGGCCGCCTACCGTGCCCAGCCCTCGGCCTCGCTGGGGGCCACGTACCGAGCCCAGCCCTCGGCCTCCCTGGGCGTGGCGTACCGCCCACAGCCCACCACGGGCCAGGCCGCCGCGTACCGCGTGCAGCCCTCGGCCTCGCTGGGCAGCGCCTACCGCTCCCAGCCCTCGGTCGGCTCCCTTGGCGCTGCGGGCGCTCAGCCCGCCGCCGCCAACTCCCTCGGCTCCTACGGcgcccagcctgctgctgccgCCTCGTACGGCGCCCAGCCTGCCGCCGCCAACTCCCTCAGCTCCTACAGCATCCAGTCCGCCGCCCTGGCCTCCTCCTACAGTGCCCAGCCTGCCTCGGGCTACTCGGCCGGCTACAGCGCCCAGCCCGCCATCGCCGCGTACGGCGCCCAGCCCGCTGCCGGCTCCGCCAGCTCCTACAGCACCCAGGCCGTGGCCGTGCACGTGGCGTCCTACGGCGCCCAGCTGGCCACAGGCTCCTACGGCACCCAGCCCATGGATAGCCACGCTGGCTCCTACGGTGCCCAGCCTGGTGCCACGCTGTCCGCTGGCTACGGCGCCCAGGCCGTGGCAGTGCACGCCAGCTCTTACAGCGCCCAGGCCGTGGCCGGCCACGCCGCCGCTGCCTACCAGCCAGTGGCCGGCCACTCAGCCTCCTACGGTGCCCAGCCCGCGCTGTCCAGCTCGTACGGCGCCCAGCCCACCGTGGGCCACTCGGCCTCGTACGGTGCCCAGCCTGCCGCGGGTCT GTACGGCTCTGAGCGCCGTATGTCCGAGCTGGCCGATTACCGGCGCTTAGCGGACTCGCCGCTGGTGTACCGCCGCTCGCCCGCCAAGTCCCCGCTGGACTACCGCCGCATGCCGGACGCGCACAGCGAGTACGCCCGCTACTCGGGCGGCTACAGCGACTATCTGCCCGCTGCCCGCGTCCACTCGGGCTACCAGCGCCGCCTCTGA
- the CCS gene encoding copper chaperone for superoxide dismutase, with product MASPAGTGSSCRLEFAVQMSCQGCADTVRAALDAAPDVKLLELRPQEQSVLVETTAAAERVRELLENSGCRAVLKGMGGSPEAPPGGAAVAALGGPGGVXXXXXXXXXXXXXXXXXXTPSFIPHIPFPSPKNSCGGHFDPDGETHGGPQDQHRHAGDLGNIWADAEGRAQFRIEDTRLKVWDIIGRSVVVAEGEDDLGRGSHPLSRVTGNSGRGLACGVVARAAGLFQNPKRVCSCDGVTLWEERDRRHGTPPGTPATETPSSHL from the exons ATGGCGTCGCCGGCGGGCACCGGGAGCAGCTGCCGG CTGGAGTTTGCGGTGCAGAtgagctgccagggctgtgccgATACCGTGCGGGCAGCGCTGGACGCGGCCCCCG ACgtgaagctgctggagctgcGGCCCCAGGAGCAGTCGGTGCTGGTGGAGACCACGGCAGCGGCCGAGCGAGTgcgggagctgctggagaattCGGGGTGCAGGGCCGTGCTCAAGGGCATGGGGGGCTCCCCCGAAG CTCCCCCCGGGGgggcggcggtggcggcgctggggggtcccgggggggt NNNNNNNNNNNNNNNNNNNNNNNNNNNNNNNNNNNNNNNNNNNNNNNNNNNNNNNACCCCCAGTTTCATCCCCCATATCCCATTTCCCTCCCCCAAAAACAGCTGTGGGGGCCACTTCGACCCCGACGGGGAGACCCACGGGGGACCCCAGGACCAGCACAGG CACGCCGGGGACCTGGGGAACATCTGGGCAGATGCCGAGGGCCGAGCGCAGTTCCGAATTGAGGACACGCGGCTGAAG gtCTGGGACATCATCGGCCGCTCCGTGGTGGTGGCCGAGGGCGAGGACGATCTGGGTCGGGGGTCGCACCCGCTGTCCCGTGTCACCGGCAACTCGGGACGGGG gctggCCTGTGGCGTGGTGGCCCGCGCGGCCGGGCTCTTCCAGAACCCCAAACGCGTCTGTTCCTGCGACGGCGTCACTCTCTGGGAGGAGCGAGACCGCAGGCACGGGACCCCCCCGGGGACCCCCGCCACGGAgacccccagctcccacctctAG
- the LOC107199102 gene encoding RNA-binding protein 4B-like, whose product MVKLFIGNLPREATEQEIRSLFEQYGKVLECDIIKNYGFVHIEDKTAAEDAIRNLHHHKLHGVCINVEASKNKSKASTKLHVGNINPACTNLELRAKFEEYGPVIECDIVKDYAFVHMERAEDAVEAIRGLDNTEFQGKRMRVQLSTSRLRTAPGMGDKSGCYRCGKEGHWSKECPVDRPGQVADFAEAYNEQYGAVRTPYTAGYAETVYYDEAYGGMADYYKRYRVRSYATASAYDAYAEQTMAQYSQYAQYSQV is encoded by the exons ATGGTGAAGCTGTTCATCGGGAACCTGCCGCGGGAGGCGACGGAGCAGGAGATCCGCTCCCTGTTCGAGCAGTACGGGAAGGTGCTGGAGTGCGACATCATCAAGAACTACGGCTTCGTGCACATCGAGGACAAGACGGCGGCCGAGGACGCCATCCGCAACCTGCACCACCACAAGCTGCACGGCGTCTGCATCAACGTGGAGGCCAGCAAGAACAAGAGCAAGGCCTCCACCAAGCTGCACGTGGGCAACATCAACCCCGCCTGCACCAACCTGGAGCTGCGCGCCAAGTTCGAGGAGTACGGCCCCGTCATCGAGTGCGACATCGTCAAGGACTACGCCTTCGTGCACATGGAGCGGGCCGAGGACGCCGTGGAGGCCATCCGGGGGCTGGACAACACCGAGTTCCAAG GCAAGCGGATGCGCGTGCAGCTGTCCACCAGCCGGCTGCGGACGGCGCCCGGGATGGGAGACAAGAGCGGCTGCTACCGCTGCGGGAAGGAGGGGCACTGGTCTAAGGAGTGCCCGGTCGATCGCCCGGGGCAAGTGGCGGACTTTGCCGAGGCCTATAACGAGCAGTACGGAGCCGTGCGCACTCCCTACACCGCGGGCTATGCGGAGACCGTGTATTACGATGAGGCCTACGGCGGGATGGCCGACTACTACAAGCGCTACCGCGTCCGCTCCTACGCCACGGCCTCGGCGTACGACGCCTACGCGGAGCAGACCATGGCCCAGTACTCCCAGTACGCCCAGTACTCCCAGGTCCA
- the LOC107199097 gene encoding RNA-binding protein 4-like: MVKLFIGNLPREATEQEIRSLFEQYGKVLECDIIKNYGFVHIEDKTAAEDAIRNLHHHKLHGVCINVEASKNKSKASTKLHVGNISPACTNLELRAKFEEYGPVIECDIVKDYAFVHMERAEDAVEAIRGLDATAAAAAASSTYYTRDRSPLRRTAAAASTVGEAYTYERGQLSPVSSVARASLYDMQRFGRDPYADRARYSAF, translated from the exons ATGGTGAAGCTGTTCATCGGGAACCTGCCGCGGGAGGCGACGGAGCAGGAGATCCGCTCCCTGTTCGAGCAGTACGGGAAGGTGCTGGAGTGCGACATCATCAAGAACTACGGCTTCGTGCACATCGAGGACAAGACGGCGGCCGAGGACGCCATCCGCAACCTGCACCACCACAAGCTGCACGGCGTCTGCATCAACGTGGAGGCCAGCAAGAACAAGAGCAAGGCCTCCACCAAGCTGCACGTGGGCAACATCAGCCCCGCCTGCACCAACCTGGAGCTGCGCGCCAAGTTCGAGGAGTACGGCCCCGTCATCGAGTGCGACATCGTCAAGGACTACGCCTTCGTGCACATGGAGCGGGCCGAGGATGCCGTGGAGGCCATCCGGGGGCTGGAC GCCaccgccgcggccgccgccgcgtCCTCCACGTATTACACCCGGGACAGGAGCCCCCTGCGCCGCACGGCCGCCGCGGCCAGCACCGTCGGAGAGGCGTACACGTACGAGCGTGGGCAGCTGTCGCCCGTCTCCTCGGTGGCCCGGGCGTCCCTCTACGACATGCAGCGCTTCGGGCGGGACCCGTACGCGGACCGGGCGCGATACTCCGCCTTTTGA
- the LOC107199096 gene encoding spectrin beta chain, non-erythrocytic 1 produces the protein CPQAWERLEKAEHGRELALRSELLRQQHLEQLAARFHRKAALRETWLGDNQRLVAQDNFGGSLGGVEAALRKHEAIESDIAAYGSRVRAVTAVAAELEAERYHDMSGIATRRDHVVSLWEALRAQVAARRERLRAHLELQRLLRDLEHLMGWMEEMEVRLQSRDFGQHLSQVDDLLQIHALVEGDVAAQAERVRSVGAAAERFLGEGGGYRPCPPEQLRARVAALELRYRGLSALSAQRRLRLERSRRLWKFLWDAGEEEAWMREQERLLRCPELGRDLPGALRMLSQLEAIRGALGGRAGPLEQLLERGRELLAQGDPDGTAGSMEATPGSTGSAAGSMGSATPAESAAGSTAKSTEPPPVPPESKSASLGRAAGPVESTPGSSEGLSASASRPSEPAVGSPEGPEGPPGPTPGCPDPAAAVSRRIRELESLWAALPALAGARERFETLEPELAALAARVASVGRVTQELQGSGDRNRESARETWEQLRDRWERFRALTERKKVALTAALNIHNFRLECHETRGWMREKTAAIEATRALGRDLAGITALQGKLSGMGRDLDAIQGKLRELRAEGEKLQGEQPERAPEIREGLAGLEAEWDALRRCHRSREESLGQARRLQGFLRDLAALQAWLSRTRAAAGSEDVPASLAEAEGSLRQHESLRTEISHYGADYRSARAAGREVTRGQTDPQSLSLLQRLETLDADWEELGRVWEKRQRLLAQAVAFHVFLRDAKQVEGALGKQEHALAHTEMPGTVPGAEAAVRRLEEFLAALDTGAERVRALTDTGKKLLDEGGVHAEKVRETVESVESRHQKIRESAQELLGRLRDNWELQKFLQDGQELTLWLNEKLPVARDVSYEGTRDLQGKWQKHQAFAAELAANRAWLEALEKLLETQAALREQEVGALRAEAGGLSPGHPRSAGVQEQVRELEQQFRELREPLQERGRSLAAARELHQFRRDLEDELLWVQERQALAMSTDHGKDLPSVQLLLQKNEGIYRGQGGSEGIYGRPLGVHRVCEWLGGVKATQRTCWGSLGGGDTPVTPVSPPWCPQDEPGAQAMLSRHLGLEQELRDYGGTVELLAEQGRAMAASGHPDGERLRARAAQVQRLYAGLCHLAGERRATLQGHHRLCQLRRDLDDLEQWISEREVVAASRELGQDFEHVTLSRRLQDACHTCHTCPQVTAVQEAAGRLAAAYAGPRAEELRAQEGAVAAAWAELRGRCQRRRRLLGDTVEQFRFLRAARDLRLWMDGMHLQLQARERPRDVTAAELLIQQHQGLRAELEAREGSFGACVAAATALLQRGHHDADKLSQELAELQERRRDIGERWQDKLEWLQTGENWGDHVSPSCPFMSLRVPCASLRCCPHPEGAT, from the exons TGCCCGCAGGCGTGGGAGCGGCTGGAGAAGGCGGAGCACGGCCGGGAGCTGGCGCTGCGCTCGGAGCTGCTCcggcagcagcacctggagcagctggcgGCGAGGTTCCACCGCAAGGCCGCCCTCAGGGAGACCTGGCTGGGGGACAACCAGCGCCTGGTGGCACAG gaCAATTTCGGGGGGTCCCTGGGGGGGGTCGAGGCCGCTCTGCGCAAACACGAGGCCATCGAGAGCGACATCGCCGCCTACGGCAGCCGCGTTCGCGCCGTCACCGCCGTGGCCGCCGAGCTGGAGGCCGAGCGCTATCACGACATGAGCGGTATCGCGACACGGCGCGACCACGTGGTGTCGCTTTGGGAGGCGCTGCGGGCGCAGGTGGCGGCGAGGCGAGAGCGGCTCCGGGcgcacctggagctgcagcggCTCCTGCGCGACCTGGAGCACCTGATGGGCTggatggaggagatggag GTGCGGCTGCAGTCGCGGGATTTCGGGCAGCACCTGAGCCAGGTGGACGATCTGCTGCAGATCCACGCCCTGGTCGAGGGGGACGTGGCGGCTCAGGCCGAGAGGGTCCGGAGTGTGGGGGCGGCGGCCGAGCGCTTCCTCGGGGAGGGGGGCG GGTACCGCCCGTGCCCCCCGGAGCAGCTGCGGGCGCGGGTGGCGGCTCTGGAGCTGCGCTACCGGGGGCTCTCGGCGCTGTCGGCGCAGCGGCGGCTGCGGCTGGAGCGCTCCCGGCGCCTCTGGAAGTTCCTGTGGGATGCGGGCGAGGAAGAGGCCTGGATGCGAGAGCAGGAGCGGCTCCTGCGCTGCCCGGAGCTGGGCCGGGACCTGCCGGGGGCCCTGCGGATGCTGAGCCAGCTCGAGGCCATCCGAGGGGCGCTGGGGGGACGCGCGGGGCcgctggagcagctgctggagcggggccgggagctGCTGGCGCAGGGAGACCCTGACGGAACCGCCGGATCCATGGAAGCCACCCCTGGATCAACGGGATCCGCTGCCGGATCGATGGGAAGCGCGACACCCGCGGAATCCGCTGCTGGATCCACCGCCAAATCCACGGAACCTCCCCCGGTACCCCCGGAATCCAAGAGCGCATCCCTGGGACGTGCTGCTGGACCCGTGGAGTCCACCCCTGGATCCTCGGAGGGACTCTCGGCATCCGCCTCCAGACCCTCGGAACCCGCTGTGGGAAGCCCAGAAGGCCCTGAGGGACCCCCGGGCCCCACTCCCGGCTGCCCGGACCCCGCGGCCGCCGTGTCCCGCCGGATCCGGGAGCTGGAGTCGCTCTGGGCGGCGCTGCCGGCGCTGGCCGGGGCTCGGGAGCG GTTCGAGACGCTGGAGCCGGAGCTGGCGGCGCTGGCGGCGCGCGTGGCCTCCGTGGGCCGCGTCACGCAGGAGCTCCAGGGATCCGGGGACAGGAACCGGGAGAGCGCCCGGGAAAcctgggagcagctccgggACAG GTGGGAGCGGTTCCGGGCGCTGACCGAGCGCAAGAAGGTGGCGCTGACCGCGGCGCTGAACATCCACAATTTCCGCCTGGAATGCCACGAGACGCGGGGCTGGATGCGGGAGAAGACGGCGGCGATCGAGGCCACGCGGGCGCTGGGCCGGGACCTGGCGGGGATCACGGCGCTGCAGGGGAAGCTGTCGGGGATGGGGCGCGACCTGGACGCGATCCAGGGAAAGCTGCGGGAGCTGCGGGCCGAGGGCGAGAAGCTGCAGGGGGAGCAGCCGGAGCGAGCGCCCGAGATCCGCGAGGGGCTGGCGGGGCTCGAGGCCGAGTGGGACGCGCTGCGCCGGTGCCACCGGAGCCGCGAGGAGTCCCTGGGGCAGGCGCGGCGGCTCCAGGGCTTCTTGCGAGACCTGGCGGCGCTCCAGGCCTGGCTGTCCCGCACACGCGCGGCCGCGGGCTCCGAGGATGTCCCCGCGTCCCTGGCCGAGGCCGAGGGCTCCCTGCGGCAGCACGAGAGCCTCCGCACCGAGATTTCGCACTACGGCGCCGATTACCGGAGCGCCCGCGCCGCCGGCCGGGAGGTGACGCGGGGACAGACGGACCCGCAGAGCCTGAGCCTGCTCCAGCGCCTGGAAACGCTGGACGCGgactgggaagagctgggcCGGGTGTGGGAGAAGCGGCAGCGGCTCCTGGCCCAGGCTGTCGCGTTCCACGTGTTCCTGCGGGACGCCAAGCAGGTGGAGGGAGCGCTGGGGAAGCAG GAGCACGCTCTGGCGCACACGGAGATGCCGGGCACGGTGCCGGGCGCGGAGGCGGCCGTGCGGAGGCTGGAGGAGTTCCTGGCTGCGCTGGACACCGGAGCCGAGCGCGTCCGGGCGCTCACGGACACCGGGAAGAAGCTGCTGGACGAGGGCGGCGTCCACGCGGAAAAGGTGCGGGAGACGGTGGAGTCGGTGGAGAGCAG gcaccAGAAGATCCGGGAATcggcccaggagctgctggggcgGCTGCGGGATaactgggagctgcagaaattcctgcaggatgggcaggag CTGACGCTGTGGCTGAACGAGAAGCTGCCGGTGGCTCGGGACGTGTCCTACGAGGGCACGCGGGACCTGCAGGGCAAGTGGCAGAAGCACCAGGCCTTCGCCGCCGAGCTCGCGGCCAACCGGGCCTGGCTGGAGGCACTGGAGAAG CTGCTGGAGACGCAGGCGGCGCTGCgggagcaggaggtgggggCGCTGCGGGCGGAGGCCGGGGGGCTCAGCCCGGGGCACCCCCGGAGCGCGGGGGTGCAGGAGCAGGTgcgggagctggagcagcagttccGGGAGCTGCGGGAGCCGCTGCAGGAGCGCGGCCGGAGCCTCGCGGCCGCCAGGGAACTGCACCAGTTCCGCAGGGACCTGGAGGACGAGCTG ctgtgGGTGCAGGAGCGCCAGGCCCTGGCCATGTCCACGGACCACGGGAAGGACCTGCCCTcggtgcagctgctgctccagaagaACGAG GGGATCTATAGGGGTCAAGGAGGGTCAGAGGGTATCTATGGGAGGCCTTTGGGGGTCCACAGGGTCTGTGAGTGGCTTGGAGGGGTCAAGGCCACCCAAAGGACCTGCTGGGGGTCTCTGGGGGGTGGGGACACCCCGGTgacccccgtgtcccctccgTGGTGTCCCCAGGACGAGCCGGGTGCCCAGGCCATGCTGAGCCGGcacctggggctggagcaggagctgcgCGACTACGGCGGCACCGTGGAGCTGCTGGCCGAGCAGGGCCGGGCCATGGCGGCCAGCGGCCACCCCGACgg CGAGCGGCTCCGTGCCCGCGCGGCGCAGGTGCAGCGTCTCTACGCGGGGCTGTGTCACCTGGCCGGGGAGCGCAGGGCCACCCTGCAGGGCCACCACCGCCTGTGCCAGCTGCGCCGCGACCTCGATGACCTGGAGCAGTGGATCTCAGAGCGAGAGGTGGTGGCGGCGTCCcgggagctggggcaggactTCGAGCACGTCACG CTgtccaggaggctgcaggacgcctgtcacacctgtcacacctgtccCCAGGTGACAGCCGTCCAGGAGGCCGCAGGACGCCTGGCCGCAGCGTACGCAGGCCCGCGGGCGGAGGAGCTGCGGGCGCAGGAGGGCGCGGTGGCCGCGGCCTGGGCCGAGCTCCGCGGGCGCTgccagcgccgccgccgcctgcTCGGGGACACCGTGGAGCAGTTCCGGTTCCTCCGCGCCGCCCGCGACCTCCGGCTCTGGATGGACGGGAtgcacctgcagctgcaggccCGCGAGAGACCCAG GGATGTCACCGCGGCCGAGCTGCTgatccagcagcaccaggggctgcGGGCAGAGCTGGAGGCGCGCGAAGGCTCCTTCGGGGCCTGCGTGGCCGCGGCCACCGCGCTGCTGCAGCGTGGCCACCACGACGCCGACAAG ctgtcccaggagctggcCGAGCTCCAGGAGCGCCGCAGGGACATCGGGGAGCGCTGGCAGGACAAGCTGGAGTGGCTGCAGACTGGTGAGAACTGGGGGGACCACGTGTCCCCCTCGTGTCCCTTCATGTCCCTCCGTGTCCCCTGCGCCAGCCTCAGGTGCTGCCCCCACCCAGAAGGTGCCACCTGA
- the LOC107199101 gene encoding putative nuclease HARBI1 produces MSHPVLLLRRLRERHQHRNRGSDEEQDWDRDQDQDHDWHRERDQDHDWDRDQHRDQDQDRDWHRERDQNHEWHRERHQDRYLDRDQPRERHQGWAQDITHPPPPSRISLPVPSGGPSTPSPSPSPRRGRRRRRPYPAQRIYRVRCSFLELSEEQALRRCRLDRAAIAALCRELGADLQSLTGRSHALPVAVKVTSALAFLASGSFQTASRLSTGISQSAMSNCLAQFLAALQRRAPRYIAFPPPPAPPGDPPALPGVLGLVGAMHVALRAPADNEPLFRNAANFHSINMQVVCDRHGAITNVVAKFPGSCPNATVLENSALARLMEGSRPEGVWLLGDRTYPLKPWLLTPISGPRGAAELRYNALHARTLDPLRRTLGLLRRRFRCLAGGGLQYSPPKVCQIFLACCILHNIALRRRVPLEPPEGLPPAPGHPEPPPQPPPPPGPGSREGRAVRARVVQQVREGMG; encoded by the exons ATGTCCCACCcggtgctgctgctgcggcGGCTCCGGGAGCGGCACCAGCACCGGAACCGGGGCAGCGACGAGGAACAGGACTGGGACCGGGATCAGGACCAAGACCATGACTGGCACCGGGAGCGGGATCAGGACCATGACTGGGACCGAGATCAGCACCGGGATCAGGACCAGGACCGTGACTGGCACCGGGAGCGGGATCAGAACCATGAATGGCACCGGGAGCGGCATCAGGACCGTTATTTGGACCGAGATCAGCCCCGGGAGCGGCatcagggctgggctcaggacATCAcacaccccccacccccatccAGGATCTCCCTCCCGGTGCCCTCGGGTGGTCCCTccaccccatccccatccccgagcccccgccgcggccgccgccgccgccgcccgtACCCTGCCCAGCGCATTTACCGGGTGCGCTGCTCCTTCCTGGAGCTGAGCGAGGAGCAGGCGCTGCGGCGCTGCCGCCTGGACCGGGCGGCCATCGCGGCTCTGTGCCGGGAGCTCGGCGCCGACCTGCAGAGCCTCACCGGCCGCAGCCACGCTTTGCCCGTGGCCGTCAAGGTCACCTCGGCTTTGGCCTTCCTGGCCTCGGGTTCCTTCCAGACGGCTTCGCGCCTCAGCACGGGCATCAGCCAGTCGGCCATGTCCAACTGCTTGGCGCAGTTTTTGGCGGCGCTGCAGCGGCGAGCTCCCCGTTACATCGCCTTCCCCCCGCCGCCCGCGCCCCCCGGGGACCCCCCGGCGCTGCCCGGGGTGCTGGGTTTGGTGGGCGCCATGCACGTGGCGCTGAGGGCTCCGGCCGACAACGAGCCGCTGTTCCGCAACGCCGCCAACTTCCATTCCATCAACATGCAGGTGGTGTGCGACCGCCACGGCGCCATCACCAACGTGGTGGCCAAGTTCCCCGGCTCGTGTCCCAACGCCACCGTCCTGGAGAACTCGGCCCTGGCGCGACTCATGGAGGGGAGCAGGCCGGAGGGGGTCTGGCTGCTGG GTGACCGCACGTACCCGCTGAAGCCGTGGCTGCTGACACCCATCTCTGGCCCCCGAGGCGCGGCCGAGCTGCGCTACAACGCTCTCCACGCCCGGACCCTCGACCCCCTGCGCCgcaccctggggctgctgcGCCGCCGCTTCCGCTGCCTGGCGGGCGGGGGGCTTCAGTACAGCCCCCCCAAGGTCTGCCAGATCTTCCTGGCCTGCTGCATCCTGCACAACATCGCCCTGCGCCGCCGCGTCCCCCTGGAGCCCCCCGAGGGGCTCCCGCCCGCCCCGGGACACCCCGAGCCCCccccgcagccgccgccgccccccgggCCGGGCTCCCGTGAGGGACGGGCGGTGAGGGCCAGGGTGGtgcagcaggtcagggaggggatgggctga